The following proteins come from a genomic window of Heyndrickxia acidicola:
- the ftsZ gene encoding cell division protein FtsZ: protein MLEFDTNLDSLATIKVIGVGGGGNNAVNRMIEHDVQGVEFIAVNTDAQALNLSKAEIRMQIGAKLTRGLGAGANPEVGKKAAEESKEQVEEALRGADMVFVTAGMGGGTGTGAAPVIAKIAKDLGALTVGVVTRPFTFEGRKRATQAAGGISAMKEAVDTLIVIPNDRLLEIVDKSTPMLEAFREADNVLRQGVQGISDLIATPGLINLDFADVKTIMTNKGSALMGIGVATGENRAAEAAKKAISSPLLEKSIDGAQGVLMNITGGVNLSLYEVQEAADIVASASDQEVNMIFGSVINDNLKDEIVVTVIATGFNEEVSQQQKPQRPVFGQSKPNVSQGIKREPKREEAPQEPSRPVSSQPMEDALDIPTFLRNRNRNRNR, encoded by the coding sequence ATGTTGGAGTTTGATACAAATTTAGATTCTTTAGCGACTATTAAAGTTATTGGCGTAGGTGGCGGCGGTAATAATGCTGTTAACCGAATGATTGAACATGATGTTCAGGGTGTTGAATTTATCGCAGTAAATACAGATGCACAAGCTTTAAACCTATCTAAAGCAGAAATAAGAATGCAAATAGGAGCAAAGTTAACCAGAGGACTTGGAGCAGGTGCAAATCCAGAGGTAGGAAAAAAGGCCGCTGAAGAGAGCAAGGAACAGGTTGAAGAAGCTTTAAGAGGTGCTGACATGGTATTTGTCACTGCCGGAATGGGTGGAGGAACAGGTACAGGGGCTGCACCGGTCATTGCTAAAATTGCAAAGGACCTTGGGGCATTAACAGTTGGTGTAGTAACTCGCCCATTTACATTCGAAGGCCGAAAACGTGCTACACAGGCTGCCGGCGGTATTTCTGCAATGAAGGAAGCAGTTGATACATTAATTGTGATTCCTAATGACCGTTTATTGGAGATAGTGGATAAGAGCACTCCAATGCTTGAAGCGTTTAGAGAAGCAGACAATGTTCTGCGCCAGGGTGTCCAAGGGATTTCTGATTTAATTGCTACTCCTGGACTAATCAACCTTGATTTCGCTGATGTAAAAACCATTATGACGAATAAAGGTTCAGCATTAATGGGCATTGGTGTTGCGACAGGCGAAAATCGTGCAGCAGAAGCAGCTAAAAAGGCAATATCCTCTCCGTTGCTTGAAAAGTCCATTGATGGAGCGCAGGGTGTATTAATGAACATTACCGGCGGCGTTAATTTAAGTTTATATGAAGTTCAGGAGGCTGCTGATATTGTAGCATCTGCTTCTGACCAAGAAGTTAATATGATTTTTGGTTCAGTCATTAATGATAATCTTAAAGATGAAATTGTAGTGACAGTTATTGCTACCGGCTTTAACGAGGAAGTTTCTCAACAGCAGAAGCCTCAGCGTCCTGTTTTTGGACAATCTAAACCAAATGTAAGCCAAGGCATAAAACGCGAACCTAAACGTGAGGAAGCTCCTCAGGAACCTTCAAGACCGGTTAGTTCACAGCCTATGGAGGATGCGCTGGATATTCCTACATTCTTGCGTAACCGTAACAGAAACCGTAATCGCTAA
- the ftsA gene encoding cell division protein FtsA has protein sequence MSNNEIYVSLDIGTSTVKVIIGEMVNETLNIIGVGNVKSEGIKKGSIVDIDETVHTIRKAVEQAERMIGMNIQDVIVGIAGNHVILQSCHGVVAVSSENREISDEDVARVTDAAQVVSIPPEREIINVIPKQFIVDGLDEISDPRGMIGVRLEMEGTLVTGSKTILHNTLRCVERAGLNITEIALQPLAAGAIALSQDERNLGTVLIDMGGGSTTLAVFEHGEIKATTVMPVGGDNITKDLSIVLRTSTEDAERIKVKYGHAYSNDALEDEVFSVPIIGSDQHQQFNQLEISDIIEARMEEVFSYVLQELKRLNIEDLPGGIVLTGGSANLPGVLELAQAVFQNRVRIAIPDYIGVREPQYTTAVGLIKYAYKNARLQGRNVSASPVQMEMPEKKPVKKPQPKQQKEEKQPDEKLSAKMKKFFGYFFE, from the coding sequence ATGAGCAACAACGAAATATACGTCAGTCTTGACATCGGTACATCCACTGTTAAGGTGATTATTGGAGAAATGGTTAATGAAACCTTAAATATCATCGGAGTCGGGAATGTAAAATCTGAGGGTATCAAAAAGGGATCGATTGTTGACATAGATGAAACAGTGCATACAATTCGAAAGGCAGTAGAGCAAGCCGAGAGAATGATTGGCATGAATATTCAGGATGTCATTGTCGGTATCGCAGGAAACCATGTTATATTGCAATCCTGTCATGGTGTAGTGGCAGTATCCAGTGAAAACAGAGAAATTTCGGATGAAGATGTGGCAAGGGTAACAGACGCAGCCCAAGTAGTTTCAATTCCTCCTGAAAGGGAAATTATTAATGTCATCCCAAAACAATTCATTGTAGATGGGTTAGATGAAATAAGTGACCCTCGTGGCATGATTGGTGTTCGTCTTGAAATGGAAGGGACACTTGTCACGGGCTCCAAAACGATATTACATAACACCCTACGCTGCGTTGAAAGAGCTGGATTGAATATTACAGAAATTGCTTTGCAGCCTCTTGCAGCCGGAGCGATTGCCTTATCACAGGATGAACGCAACCTGGGGACAGTATTAATCGATATGGGCGGCGGTTCCACTACCTTGGCAGTGTTTGAACATGGTGAAATTAAAGCGACAACGGTTATGCCAGTGGGCGGAGATAATATCACAAAAGATTTATCGATCGTTCTTCGTACATCTACCGAGGATGCTGAACGTATTAAAGTGAAATATGGACATGCTTACAGCAATGATGCACTTGAAGATGAAGTTTTCAGTGTACCTATCATAGGCAGTGATCAGCATCAACAATTTAATCAGTTGGAGATTTCTGATATTATAGAAGCAAGAATGGAAGAAGTGTTCAGTTATGTTCTGCAAGAGCTTAAAAGGCTGAACATCGAAGATTTACCTGGAGGTATTGTATTGACAGGAGGCTCTGCCAATCTGCCGGGAGTGCTGGAATTGGCGCAAGCGGTCTTTCAAAATCGTGTGAGGATTGCGATACCTGATTATATTGGCGTTCGCGAACCCCAATACACAACGGCAGTAGGGTTGATAAAATATGCTTACAAGAATGCCAGATTACAAGGTCGAAATGTAAGTGCCTCACCAGTACAGATGGAAATGCCTGAAAAGAAACCAGTAAAAAAACCGCAACCAAAACAACAAAAAGAAGAAAAGCAACCAGATGAGAAACTTTCCGCAAAAATGAAGAAATTCTTTGGCTACTTTTTTGAGTAG
- a CDS encoding cell division protein FtsQ/DivIB produces the protein MEKGKIVSLEDRIPKLKEQRKRKTNKRLVLLLSIFFILILVIIYFQSPLSRVHNVTVEGNAAVSSAAIIKKSGVTQQTNIWNLNKTKIKANIQKMPEIKSANISIHLPNSLVIHIKEYKKMAYVSDGNHYYPVLEDGSILKESTGSKLMNAPILTGFEQKKYLQAMVGQLENLPVEIINSISEIQYTPQSTDSYHITLYMNDGNEVIATIQTFADKIENYPSIVSQLDPKQKGIIDLEVGSYFQPFPNSSNAQNNTASGTNSSSVKNNNGSAKKNSGAAKKK, from the coding sequence ATGGAAAAAGGGAAAATAGTTTCTCTTGAAGACCGGATTCCGAAATTAAAGGAACAGCGTAAGCGCAAAACAAATAAAAGGCTTGTCCTTTTGCTTTCCATTTTTTTTATTTTAATATTAGTTATCATTTATTTTCAATCTCCTCTCAGCCGAGTTCATAATGTTACGGTTGAAGGAAATGCAGCTGTCTCATCCGCTGCAATTATAAAAAAGAGCGGAGTAACACAACAAACAAACATATGGAATCTTAATAAAACAAAGATAAAAGCAAATATACAAAAAATGCCTGAAATCAAATCTGCCAATATTTCAATACATCTGCCAAATAGCTTGGTAATTCATATTAAAGAATACAAAAAGATGGCATATGTATCGGATGGCAATCATTACTATCCAGTTCTGGAGGACGGTTCAATTTTAAAAGAATCAACGGGTTCCAAGCTAATGAACGCTCCAATTTTAACTGGATTTGAACAGAAAAAGTATTTGCAGGCAATGGTTGGACAACTTGAAAATCTGCCGGTTGAAATTATCAACTCTATTTCTGAAATTCAGTATACGCCTCAAAGCACGGACAGTTATCATATTACACTTTATATGAATGACGGCAATGAGGTCATAGCCACTATTCAGACTTTTGCTGATAAGATTGAAAATTACCCCTCCATAGTCAGTCAGTTGGATCCGAAGCAAAAGGGCATTATTGATTTAGAAGTAGGTTCATATTTCCAACCGTTCCCCAATAGCAGTAATGCGCAGAACAATACTGCCTCTGGAACAAACAGCAGTTCAGTTAAGAATAATAATGGTTCTGCTAAAAAAAATAGCGGAGCAGCGAAAAAGAAATAG
- the murG gene encoding undecaprenyldiphospho-muramoylpentapeptide beta-N-acetylglucosaminyltransferase, producing MKIVVSGGGTGGHIYPALALIRTIKQKHPDTEFLYIGTEKGLESTLVTRENIPFKAIEITGFKRSLSAENFKTITRFLKGVRACKKILKDFKPDAVIGTGGYVCGPVVYAAAKLKIPSIIHEQNSVPGLTNKFLSRYVNKVAICFESARQFFPEKKVVLTGNPRASEVLGKTDTSVLKSYNLSEGKPTVLIFGGSRGARPINEAVIKTLAQFAQKSYQVLYVTGDVHYENVKKEASLIGQNQNIAVVPFIHNMPEILRAVELVVARAGATTIAEITALGLPSILIPSPYVTNNHQEKNAKSLTENGAASMLLEKDLTGSKLLESIDAILLDKNKENKMKNAAQKLGIPDASDRLYNVMRELSRTKMTK from the coding sequence ATGAAGATAGTTGTAAGCGGCGGCGGAACAGGTGGACACATCTATCCTGCCTTGGCACTAATTAGAACAATAAAACAAAAACATCCCGATACAGAGTTCCTATATATTGGTACTGAGAAGGGCCTGGAATCGACATTAGTTACCAGGGAAAACATTCCTTTTAAAGCGATAGAAATTACAGGCTTTAAGCGGTCACTATCAGCAGAGAACTTTAAAACAATCACAAGATTTTTAAAGGGTGTAAGAGCTTGTAAAAAGATTTTGAAAGATTTCAAACCCGATGCAGTCATTGGAACAGGCGGTTATGTTTGCGGTCCGGTTGTTTATGCGGCAGCTAAATTAAAAATACCGTCTATCATCCATGAACAAAACAGCGTGCCGGGACTAACAAATAAGTTTTTAAGCAGATATGTGAATAAAGTAGCAATTTGTTTTGAATCAGCGAGACAGTTTTTTCCTGAAAAAAAAGTTGTGCTGACTGGCAATCCACGAGCATCTGAAGTATTGGGGAAAACAGACACAAGTGTTTTGAAAAGTTATAATTTGAGTGAAGGAAAGCCCACTGTGTTAATTTTTGGAGGGAGCAGGGGAGCAAGGCCGATAAATGAAGCTGTCATCAAGACGCTTGCACAATTCGCTCAAAAATCCTACCAAGTCCTTTATGTAACAGGTGATGTTCACTATGAAAATGTTAAGAAAGAAGCTTCGTTAATTGGTCAAAACCAAAATATTGCAGTGGTTCCCTTTATACATAATATGCCTGAAATTTTAAGGGCAGTGGAGTTGGTTGTTGCGAGGGCAGGGGCTACTACCATTGCTGAAATTACCGCTCTTGGCTTGCCGAGCATACTAATACCAAGTCCATATGTAACCAATAACCATCAGGAAAAGAACGCAAAATCACTGACTGAAAATGGCGCTGCTTCCATGCTTCTTGAAAAGGATCTAACTGGAAGTAAGCTTTTAGAGTCCATAGATGCCATCCTATTGGATAAGAATAAAGAAAATAAAATGAAGAATGCAGCTCAAAAGCTTGGAATTCCCGATGCTTCCGACCGTCTTTACAATGTGATGCGAGAATTATCCAGAACTAAGATGACGAAATAA
- the spoVE gene encoding stage V sporulation protein E yields MPLKKSNPDFLLIIVTLSLLAVGLIMVYSASAIWADYKFADSFYFAKRQLLFAGIGVVAMFFIMNVDYWTWRSWAKMLLIICFVLLVLVLIPGVGLVRNGSRSWIGVGAFSIQPSEFIKLAMIAFLSKFLSENQKYITSFRKGLIPSLGLVFIAFGMIMLQPDLGTGTVMLGTCIVMIFISGARIAHFVMLGLMGVAGFVGLVLSAPYRMERITSFLDPWKDPLGSGFQIIQSLYAIGPGGLFGMGLGESRQKFFYLPEPQTDFIFAILSEELGFIGGSFVLLLFALMLWRGIRIALGAPDLYGSFLAVGIISMVAIQVMINIGVVTGLMPVTGITLPFLSYGGSSLTLMLCAVGVLLNISRYSRL; encoded by the coding sequence TTGCCTTTGAAAAAATCGAACCCGGATTTTCTGCTTATTATTGTGACACTATCACTATTAGCAGTTGGACTCATTATGGTTTACAGTGCCAGTGCGATTTGGGCGGATTATAAGTTTGCTGACTCCTTCTATTTTGCCAAACGGCAGCTCCTTTTTGCCGGTATCGGTGTTGTCGCTATGTTTTTTATTATGAATGTGGACTATTGGACATGGCGGTCATGGGCAAAAATGCTTTTAATTATTTGTTTTGTTTTACTCGTCTTAGTGCTTATTCCGGGCGTAGGGCTTGTAAGGAACGGTTCAAGAAGCTGGATCGGTGTTGGAGCTTTTTCAATTCAGCCATCGGAATTTATTAAATTAGCGATGATTGCTTTTTTATCTAAATTCCTATCTGAGAATCAAAAATATATTACCTCCTTCCGAAAAGGTCTTATTCCGTCGCTTGGCTTAGTATTTATTGCTTTTGGGATGATCATGCTTCAGCCGGATCTTGGTACAGGCACGGTTATGCTGGGGACTTGTATTGTTATGATCTTCATTTCAGGTGCCCGGATTGCACACTTTGTCATGCTGGGATTGATGGGTGTAGCCGGTTTTGTAGGACTAGTTCTCTCCGCTCCATACCGTATGGAAAGGATTACTTCTTTCCTTGACCCATGGAAAGATCCGCTTGGGAGCGGATTTCAAATTATCCAATCACTTTATGCCATTGGGCCGGGAGGGCTATTTGGAATGGGACTTGGTGAGAGCAGGCAGAAGTTTTTCTACTTACCCGAGCCCCAAACAGATTTTATTTTTGCTATTTTATCTGAAGAACTGGGCTTTATTGGAGGGAGCTTTGTCCTTTTATTATTTGCCTTGATGCTTTGGAGAGGAATTAGGATTGCCCTTGGTGCTCCTGATCTGTATGGAAGTTTTTTAGCCGTAGGCATTATTTCTATGGTGGCCATTCAGGTTATGATTAATATTGGAGTGGTAACAGGCTTGATGCCCGTTACAGGGATTACGCTGCCTTTTTTAAGCTACGGAGGTTCATCGTTAACCCTCATGCTTTGTGCTGTAGGAGTATTGTTGAACATAAGCCGATATTCAAGACTTTAA
- the murD gene encoding UDP-N-acetylmuramoyl-L-alanine--D-glutamate ligase: MKTINEYKHKKILVLGLAKSGVSAAALLHKLGAFVTVNDKKPLGENPEAQGLLEQGIKVICGCHPIELLEEGFELIVKNPGIPYTNPLVEGALLRGIPVITEVELAYKISEAEMIGITGTNGKTTTTTLIYEILKADSGLNPLIAGNIGTVATEVAQIATEENQMVIELSSFQLMGIESFRPHIAIITNLYDAHLDYHGTRQEYAKAKSNITKNQTEEDLLIINADQQELLDLVSFTKAKIVPFSTKKYLENGCSLKDGSISFLGETLIERKDIVLPGDHNLENILAAVAASKLIGASDDAIRKVLTTFKGVKHRTQFVDVIEGRKFYNDSKATNILAAQSALNAFHEPVILLAGGLDRGNGFEELIPYMKNVKGMITFGQTAEKLEKAGREAGIEWIQRVDNVEKAVTAAFDISIPGDVILLSPACASWDQYKSFEIRGDIFIDAVHKLK; the protein is encoded by the coding sequence GTGAAAACGATAAATGAGTATAAGCATAAAAAGATCTTAGTATTGGGACTTGCAAAAAGCGGTGTAAGTGCAGCTGCGCTTTTGCATAAATTGGGAGCCTTTGTAACGGTAAATGACAAAAAGCCTCTGGGGGAAAATCCCGAGGCTCAGGGCTTGCTAGAACAGGGAATCAAGGTGATTTGCGGGTGCCATCCTATTGAACTTCTGGAAGAAGGATTCGAGCTGATTGTAAAGAATCCGGGTATTCCTTATACGAATCCTTTGGTTGAAGGAGCATTATTACGTGGGATTCCAGTTATAACCGAAGTGGAGCTTGCTTATAAAATTTCAGAGGCTGAGATGATAGGCATTACCGGTACGAACGGAAAAACGACAACCACTACCTTAATCTATGAAATATTGAAAGCTGATTCTGGTCTGAATCCTTTAATTGCAGGAAACATAGGGACAGTTGCTACAGAAGTGGCACAGATAGCAACAGAAGAAAATCAGATGGTTATTGAGCTATCATCTTTTCAGCTTATGGGAATCGAATCCTTCAGACCTCATATTGCCATTATTACGAACCTCTATGATGCACACTTGGATTATCATGGCACAAGACAAGAATATGCCAAGGCAAAATCGAATATTACGAAAAACCAAACGGAAGAAGATTTGCTGATCATCAATGCGGATCAACAGGAGCTTTTGGATCTGGTTTCTTTTACCAAAGCAAAGATCGTTCCTTTCTCTACAAAGAAATACTTGGAAAATGGCTGTTCTTTAAAGGATGGCTCTATCTCATTCCTTGGAGAAACATTAATCGAAAGAAAGGATATCGTATTGCCAGGAGATCATAATTTGGAAAATATTCTTGCAGCCGTTGCAGCATCCAAGCTGATCGGGGCAAGTGATGATGCGATTCGGAAGGTACTGACGACGTTTAAAGGAGTAAAGCACCGTACGCAGTTTGTAGATGTGATTGAAGGCAGGAAATTTTATAATGACTCTAAAGCCACTAACATCCTAGCCGCACAAAGTGCCCTAAATGCATTTCATGAACCTGTCATCCTGTTAGCAGGCGGACTTGACCGTGGAAATGGATTTGAAGAGCTAATTCCCTATATGAAAAATGTTAAAGGCATGATAACGTTTGGTCAAACAGCTGAAAAACTGGAAAAAGCAGGGCGTGAAGCGGGAATAGAATGGATTCAACGTGTCGATAATGTTGAAAAGGCAGTTACTGCAGCTTTTGATATTTCCATTCCTGGAGATGTCATCTTATTATCTCCTGCTTGTGCAAGCTGGGATCAATACAAATCTTTTGAGATTCGTGGTGATATTTTTATTGATGCCGTGCATAAGCTAAAGTAA
- the mraY gene encoding phospho-N-acetylmuramoyl-pentapeptide-transferase yields MIEKVTLFTIILGFLLTALLSPIFIPFLRRLKFGQSIREEGPKSHQKKTGTPTMGGIVIVLSIIIATLVMTGKFAQPTVKTYLLLLVTVGFGLLGFLDDFIKVVLKRNLGLTSKQKLLGQIIISVIFYLIYRQYHFSNAITIPFVHTTIDLGWFYVVFIIFWLVGFSNAVNLTDGLDGLVSGTSAIAFGAFAILAWSQSQYDVSVFSVAVVGSVLGFLVFNAHPAKVFMGDTGSLALGGAIAAIAILTKLEILLIIIGGVFVIETLSVIIQVISFKTTGKRVFKMSPLHHHYELVGWSEWRVVVTFWAVGLLCAILGIYIEVWM; encoded by the coding sequence ATGATAGAGAAAGTTACATTATTTACAATAATACTAGGATTCTTGCTGACAGCATTGCTTTCACCCATTTTTATTCCCTTTTTAAGAAGGCTGAAATTTGGGCAAAGTATAAGGGAGGAAGGGCCTAAGTCCCACCAAAAGAAAACCGGTACACCTACAATGGGCGGAATTGTCATTGTATTATCTATTATCATAGCTACCTTGGTCATGACGGGGAAGTTTGCTCAGCCAACCGTAAAAACTTATTTACTTTTATTGGTTACAGTTGGATTTGGCTTGCTGGGCTTTCTTGATGACTTTATAAAAGTGGTGTTAAAACGAAATTTAGGGCTGACATCGAAGCAAAAATTGCTGGGGCAAATTATCATCTCTGTTATTTTTTATTTGATCTATAGGCAGTATCATTTTTCTAATGCCATCACCATTCCTTTTGTGCACACCACTATTGACCTTGGCTGGTTCTATGTTGTGTTTATTATCTTTTGGCTGGTTGGCTTTTCAAATGCCGTTAACTTAACAGACGGCTTGGATGGATTGGTGTCCGGTACTTCGGCTATTGCATTCGGAGCTTTTGCTATTTTGGCATGGAGCCAATCTCAATATGATGTTTCTGTATTTTCTGTAGCAGTTGTTGGGTCAGTTTTAGGCTTCCTTGTTTTTAACGCTCATCCTGCAAAGGTGTTTATGGGTGATACTGGTTCCCTAGCACTGGGGGGAGCAATTGCGGCTATTGCCATTTTAACAAAGCTGGAAATACTTCTTATTATTATTGGCGGGGTTTTCGTCATTGAAACATTGTCTGTAATCATTCAAGTAATATCTTTTAAAACAACAGGAAAGCGTGTCTTTAAAATGAGCCCCCTCCACCATCATTATGAGTTAGTCGGCTGGTCTGAATGGCGGGTTGTCGTAACATTTTGGGCAGTTGGGTTATTATGCGCGATATTAGGAATCTATATTGAGGTGTGGATGTAA
- a CDS encoding UDP-N-acetylmuramoyl-L-alanyl-D-glutamate--2,6-diaminopimelate ligase → MKLHTLLTALPFVKVPEANPEIEGIYQDNRKVTKGSLFICIKGLTVDGHKFASEAVKKGAAAIISEKELDVDVPVIVVRDTKRAMAVLADAYYQHPTKKLRMVGITGTNGKTTTSHLIDQIFQDAGEKTGLIGTMYIKIDEEKIETKNTTPDSLTLQQTFGKMVNNGVASAVMEVSSHALDQGRVYGIDFDIAVFTNLTQDHLDYHHTMEEYLYAKSLLFSQLGNTYEAAKPRFAVINNDDPASLKLQKVTAAHVLTYGIDHESDFQAKDIKMSADGTVFTLISPEGEFPVILQLIGKFSVYNVLAAITAGYAARIPLESIIQSLESIPGVPGRFELVKGGQSYPVIVDYAHTPDSLQNVLQTVRQIASKRIIVVVGCGGDRDRTKRPIMAQIAVKLATDAIFTSDNPRTEDPMEILREMETGVKGEEYTVIPDRKEAIKHAVQMASDGDVIIIAGKGHETYQIIGQTIHDFDDRLVALQAIKERKNA, encoded by the coding sequence ATGAAGTTACATACACTTTTAACCGCTTTGCCTTTTGTAAAAGTACCAGAGGCAAATCCAGAAATAGAAGGGATTTATCAGGATAACAGAAAAGTAACAAAAGGCAGCTTATTTATCTGTATTAAGGGACTGACGGTTGATGGACACAAGTTCGCTTCGGAAGCAGTCAAAAAGGGTGCTGCAGCCATTATCTCTGAGAAAGAACTTGATGTCGATGTACCCGTTATTGTCGTTAGAGATACAAAACGTGCAATGGCTGTCCTTGCTGATGCTTATTATCAACATCCAACAAAAAAGCTTCGTATGGTAGGTATAACGGGAACCAATGGAAAAACGACTACAAGCCATTTAATTGACCAAATTTTTCAGGATGCAGGTGAAAAAACCGGCCTTATTGGAACAATGTATATCAAGATTGATGAAGAAAAAATTGAAACAAAGAATACAACCCCGGACAGTCTGACGCTGCAGCAAACGTTCGGAAAAATGGTGAATAATGGAGTAGCTTCTGCTGTTATGGAAGTTTCTTCGCATGCACTTGACCAGGGCAGGGTGTATGGAATTGATTTTGATATTGCTGTTTTTACTAATCTTACACAGGATCATCTTGATTATCACCATACAATGGAAGAGTATTTATACGCAAAAAGCCTTTTGTTTTCTCAACTTGGCAATACCTATGAAGCAGCTAAGCCCAGATTTGCTGTAATAAATAATGATGATCCGGCTTCTTTAAAGCTGCAAAAAGTTACAGCAGCCCATGTACTCACGTATGGAATTGACCATGAGTCTGACTTTCAAGCGAAAGATATTAAAATGAGTGCAGATGGTACAGTATTTACTCTTATTTCGCCTGAGGGAGAATTTCCTGTAATCTTGCAGCTGATCGGGAAATTTAGCGTGTACAATGTTCTTGCTGCTATAACTGCCGGGTATGCTGCACGAATCCCATTAGAATCCATCATTCAATCACTTGAAAGTATTCCAGGAGTCCCGGGTAGATTTGAGTTAGTAAAGGGCGGCCAATCCTACCCTGTCATTGTGGATTATGCCCATACACCTGATAGTCTCCAAAATGTTCTGCAGACGGTTCGACAAATCGCTTCCAAGAGAATAATTGTTGTTGTTGGATGCGGCGGAGACAGGGACCGGACAAAGCGGCCGATCATGGCGCAAATTGCAGTAAAGCTTGCTACGGATGCTATTTTTACATCTGACAATCCTCGTACGGAAGATCCGATGGAGATATTAAGAGAAATGGAAACAGGCGTTAAAGGTGAAGAATACACCGTAATCCCTGACCGTAAGGAAGCGATTAAGCATGCAGTGCAGATGGCAAGTGATGGAGATGTTATTATTATTGCCGGAAAGGGCCATGAAACCTACCAAATTATTGGTCAAACCATCCATGACTTTGATGATCGCCTCGTTGCATTACAAGCAATAAAGGAGCGTAAGAATGCTTAA